From a single Lolium rigidum isolate FL_2022 chromosome 7, APGP_CSIRO_Lrig_0.1, whole genome shotgun sequence genomic region:
- the LOC124676497 gene encoding auxin response factor 12, translating to MSSSSGASIGAQPPPPPPAAPPEEEKKNLNSELWHACAGPLVCLPTLGTRVVYFPQGHSEQVAASTNKEVEGHIPNYPNLPPQLICQLHDVTMHADVETDEVYAQMTLQPLNPQEQNDAYLPAEMGIMSKQPTNYFCKTLTASDTSTHGGFSVPRRAAERVFPPLDFTQQPPAQELIARDIHDNEWKFRHIFRGQPKRHLLTTGWSVFVSAKRLVAGDSVLFIWNEKNQLWLGIRRASRTQTVMPSSVLSSDSMHIGLLAAAAHAASTNSRFTIFYNPRACPSEFVIPLSKYIKAVFHTRISVGMRFRMLFETEESSVRRYMGTITEVSDADPVRWASSYWRSVKVGWDESTAGERPPRVSLWEIEPLTTFPMYPSLFPLRVKHPWYSGVAGLHDDSNALMWLRGVAGDGGYQSLNFQSPGIGSWGQQRLHPSLLSTDHDQYQAAVAAAAAASQSGGYLKQQYLNLQQPMQSPQEHCNLNPLLQQQILQQASQQQTVSAENQNIQAMLNSSAIQHQLQQLQQMQQAHIDQKQKIQSDQTYQIPTIASLPSPTSLPSHLREKFGFSDPNVTSPSFTTSSSSDNMLESNFLQGNSKAVDLSRFNQPTVSEQQQQQQAWKQKFMGSQSLSFGGSGLLNSPTSKDSSLENKIGSDAQNQSLFSPQAENSSLLYNMVPNLTSNVADNNMSTIPSGSTYMQSPMYGCLDDSSGIFQNTGENDPSSRTFVKVYKSGSVGRSLDITRFSNYAELREELGQMFGIRGQLDDPDRSGWQLVFVDRENDVLLLGDDPWESFVNSVWYIKILSPEDVHKLGKQGNDPRYLS from the exons ATGAGCTCCTCCTCGGGGGCCAGCatcggcgcccagccgccgccgccgccgcccgctgcgCCGCCGGAGGAAG AGAAGAAGAACCTCAACTCGGAGCTGTGGCACGCCTGCGCCGGCCCGCTCGTCTGCCTGCCCACCCTCGGCACGCGCGTCGTCTACTTCCCGCAGGGACACAGCGAGCAG GTGGCGGCGTCCACCAACAAGGAGGTGGAGGGGCACATCCCAAACTACCCCAACCTGCCGCCGCAGCTCATCTGCCAGCTCCACGACGTCACCATGCAT GCTGATGTGGAGACGGACGAAGTGTACGCGCAGATGACGCTGCAGCCGCTCAACCCG CAAGAGCAGAACGACGCCTACCTCCCCGCCGAGATGGGGATCATGAGCAAGCAGCCCACCAACTACTTCTGCAAGACGCTCACGGCCAGCGACACCAGCACGCACGGCGGCTTCTCCGTGCCGCGCCGTGCCGCCGAGCGCGTCTTCCCTCCTCTG GATTTCACGCAGCAGCCTCCTGCGCAGGAGCTAATTGCGAGGGACATCCATGATAACGAGTGGAAGTTCAGGCACATCTTCCGAG GCCAACCCAAAAGACACCTATTAACTACTGGCTGGAGTGTGTTTGTCAGCGCTAAGAGACTTGTTGCTGGAGACTCGGTGCTTTTCATATG GAATGAGAAAAACCAGCTTTGGCTGGGAATCAGGCGTGCCAGCCGGACACAGACTGTGATGCCTTCCTCTGTTCTTTCGAGTGACAGCATGCACATTGGGCTCCTTGCAGCCGCAGCTCATGCTGCTTCCACAAACAGCCGCTTCACTATTTTCTACAATCCCAG GGCATGTCCATCAGAATTCGTCATACCACTTTCCAAGTACATCAAGGCTGTTTTTCACACACGGATATCGGTTGGTATGCGGTTCAGGATGCTCTTTGAGACTGAGGAATCTAGTGTCCGCAG GTACATGGGCACAATAACAGAAGTAAGTGATGCCGATCCAGTGCGTTGGGCTAGTTCCTACTGGAGATCGGTTAAG GTTGGTTGGGATGAATCAACTGCAGGGGAAAGACCACCTAGAGTTTCTTTATGGGAAATTGAACCGTTGACAACATTTCCTATGTATCCATCACTGTTCCCACTGAGGGTTAAGCATCCTTGGTATTCTGGAGTTGCCGGCCTTCATG ATGACAGCAATGCTTTGATGTGGCTGAGAGGAGTTGCTGGCGATGGAGGTTATCAGTCTTTGAACTTCCAGTCACCTGGCATAGGCTCCTGGGGACAGCAGAGGCTCCATCCTTCTTTGCTGAGTACTGACCATGATCAGTACCAGGCAGCAgtagctgctgctgccgccgcctcccaGTCTGGTGGTTATCTGAAACAGCAATACCTAAACCTTCAGCAGCCCATGCAGTCGCCTCAAGAACACTGCAACCTCAACCCGCTGTTGCAGCAACAAATCTTGCAGCAAGCAAGCCAACAGCAAACAGTTAGTGCTGAGAACCAAAATATTCAGGCAATGCTGAACTCAAGTGCTATCCAGCACCAACTTCAACAACTCCAGCAAATGCAGCAGGCTCACATTGATCAGAAGCAGAAGATTCAATCAGATCAGACATATCAAATTCCTACTATTGCGTCTCTCCCAAGTCCAACATCATTACCAAGTCATCTGCGTGAAAAATTTGGCTTCTCTGATCCTAATGTGACTTCGCCAAGCTTCACCACTTCTAGCAGCAGTGATAACATGCTGGAATCGAACTTCCTGCAGGGAAATTCGAAAGCTGTGGACTTGTCTAGGTTCAATCAGCCTACAGTTagtgagcagcagcagcagcagcaggcttGGAAGCAAAAGTTTATGGGTTCGCAATCACTGTCCTTTGGAGGCTCGGGTTTGCTTAACTCACCCACAAGTAAAGATAGTTCCCTTGAGAACAAAATTGGTTCTGATGCGCAAAACCAGTCCCTTTTTAGTCCTCAAGCCGAAAATTCCTCCCTACTGTACAACATGGTACCTAACCTGACTTCGAATGTTGCTGATAATAACATGTCGACGATTCCTTCTGGATCGACGTATATGCAAAGTCCAATGTATGGTTGTTTGGACGACTCTTCTGGTATATTTCAGAATACAGGAGAGAATGACCCATCAAGCAGAACATTTGTGAAG GTTTATAAGTCAGGATCAGTGGGGAGGTCGTTGGACATCACCCGGTTCTCTAATTATGCTGAGCTACGAGAAGAACTGGGTCAGATGTTCGGCATTAGGGGTCAGTTGGATGACCCTGATAGATCAGGCTGGCAGCTTGTATTCGTCGACAGGGAGAATGATGTGCTTCTCCTTGGAGACGACCCTTGGGA GTCATTTGTGAATAGTGTATGGTACATCAAGATACTTTCACCAGAGGATGTGCATAAGTTGGGGAAGCAAGGAAATGATCCACGTTATCTTTCCTAA